In Callospermophilus lateralis isolate mCalLat2 chromosome 4, mCalLat2.hap1, whole genome shotgun sequence, one genomic interval encodes:
- the Tmpo gene encoding thymopoietin isoform X4 yields the protein MPEFLEDPSVLTKDKLKSELVANNVTLPAGEQRKDVYVQLYLQHLTARNRPPHAAGANSKGPPDFSSDEEREPTPVLSSGPSTAGRGRATVGRKATKKTDKPRLEDKDDLDVTELSNEELLDQLVKYGVNPGPIVGTTRKLYEKKLLKLREQGPESRSSTPLPTISSSAENTRQNGSNDSDRYSDNEEDSKIELKLEKREPLKGRAKTSVTLKQRRLEHNQVGEKTEERRVERDILKEMFPYEASTPTGISASCRRPIKGAAGRPLELGDFRMEESFSSKYVPKYVPLADVKSEKTKKGRSIPVWIKILLFVVVAVFLFLVYQAMETNQGNPFSRFLRDENRKST from the exons ATGCCGGAGTTCCTGGAAGACCCCTCGGTCCTGACGAAAGACAAGTTGAAGAGTGAACTGGTCGCCAACAATGTGACTCTCCCGGCCGGGGAGCAGCGCAAAGACGTGTACGTGCAGCTCTACCTGCAGCACCTCACTGCACGCAACCGGCCGCCGCACGCCGCGGGCGCCaacagcaaggggcccccggactTCTCCAGCGACGAGGAGCGCGAGCCCACCCCAGTGCTCAGCTCCGGGCCCTCCACCGCGGGCCGCGGCCGCGCCACCGTCGGCAGG AAAGCAACAAAGAAAACTGATAAGCCCAGGCTAGAAGATAAGGATGATCTAGATGTAACAGAGCTCTCTAATGAAGAACTTCTGGATCAGCTTGTGAAATATGGGGTGAATCCTGGTCCTATTGTGG GAACAACCAGGAAGCTGTATGAGAAAAAGCTATTGAAACTGAGAGAACAAGGACCAGAATCAAGATCTTCTACTCCTCTACCAACAATTTCCTCGTCAGCAGAAAATACTAGGCAGAATGGAAGTAATGACTCTGACAGATACAGTGACAATGaagaag ACTCTAAAATAGAGCTCAAGCTTGAGAAGAGAGAACCACTAAAGGGCAGAGCAAAGACTTCAGTAACACTCAAGCAAAGAAGACTTGAGCACAACCAG gTGGGAGAAAAAACAGAGGAAAGAAGAGTAGAAAGAGATATTCTTAAGGAAATGTTCCCCTATGAAGCATCTACACCAACAGGAATTAG TGCTAGTTGCCGCAGACCAATCAAAGGGGCTGCAGGCCGGCCACTAGAACTCGGTGATTTCAGAATGGAGGAATCTTTCTCATCCAAATATGTTCCTAAGTATGTTCCTTTGGCAGATGTCAAATCAGAAAAGACAAAAAAGGGACGTTCCATTCCCGTATGGATAAAAATTTTGCTGTTTGTTGTTGtggcagtttttttgtttttggtttatcAAGCTATGGAAACCAACCAAGGAAATCCTTTCTCTCGTTTTCTTCGTGATGAAAATAGAAAATCCACCTGA
- the Tmpo gene encoding thymopoietin isoform X2 → MPEFLEDPSVLTKDKLKSELVANNVTLPAGEQRKDVYVQLYLQHLTARNRPPHAAGANSKGPPDFSSDEEREPTPVLSSGPSTAGRGRATVGRKATKKTDKPRLEDKDDLDVTELSNEELLDQLVKYGVNPGPIVGTTRKLYEKKLLKLREQGPESRSSTPLPTISSSAENTRQNGSNDSDRYSDNEEDSKIELKLEKREPLKGRAKTSVTLKQRRLEHNQSYSQAGVTETEWTSGSSKGGPLQALTRESPRGSRRTPRKRVETSQHFRIDGAVISESTPIAETIMASSNESLVVNRVTGNFKHATSILPITEFSDIPRRTPKKPLTRAEVGEKTEERRVERDILKEMFPYEASTPTGISASCRRPIKGAAGRPLELGDFRMEESFSSKYVPKYVPLADVKSEKTKKGRSIPVWIKILLFVVVAVFLFLVYQAMETNQGNPFSRFLRDENRKST, encoded by the exons ATGCCGGAGTTCCTGGAAGACCCCTCGGTCCTGACGAAAGACAAGTTGAAGAGTGAACTGGTCGCCAACAATGTGACTCTCCCGGCCGGGGAGCAGCGCAAAGACGTGTACGTGCAGCTCTACCTGCAGCACCTCACTGCACGCAACCGGCCGCCGCACGCCGCGGGCGCCaacagcaaggggcccccggactTCTCCAGCGACGAGGAGCGCGAGCCCACCCCAGTGCTCAGCTCCGGGCCCTCCACCGCGGGCCGCGGCCGCGCCACCGTCGGCAGG AAAGCAACAAAGAAAACTGATAAGCCCAGGCTAGAAGATAAGGATGATCTAGATGTAACAGAGCTCTCTAATGAAGAACTTCTGGATCAGCTTGTGAAATATGGGGTGAATCCTGGTCCTATTGTGG GAACAACCAGGAAGCTGTATGAGAAAAAGCTATTGAAACTGAGAGAACAAGGACCAGAATCAAGATCTTCTACTCCTCTACCAACAATTTCCTCGTCAGCAGAAAATACTAGGCAGAATGGAAGTAATGACTCTGACAGATACAGTGACAATGaagaag ACTCTAAAATAGAGCTCAAGCTTGAGAAGAGAGAACCACTAAAGGGCAGAGCAAAGACTTCAGTAACACTCAAGCAAAGAAGACTTGAGCACAACCAG AGCTATTCACAAGCTGGAGTAACTGAGACTGAATGGACAAGTGGATCTTCCAAAGGCGGACCTCTGCAGGCATTAACTAGGGAATCTCCAAGAGGGTCAAGAAGAACTCCAAGGAAAAGG GTGGAAACTTCACAACATTTTCGTATAGATGGTGCAGTAATTTCAGAGAGTACTCCCATAGCTGAAACTATAATGGCTTCAAGCAACGAATCCTTA GTTGTCAATAGGGTGACTGGAAATTTCAAGCATGCAACTTCTATTCTGCCAATCACTGAATTCTCAGACATACCCAGAAGAACACCAAAGAAACCATTGACGAGAGctgaa gTGGGAGAAAAAACAGAGGAAAGAAGAGTAGAAAGAGATATTCTTAAGGAAATGTTCCCCTATGAAGCATCTACACCAACAGGAATTAG TGCTAGTTGCCGCAGACCAATCAAAGGGGCTGCAGGCCGGCCACTAGAACTCGGTGATTTCAGAATGGAGGAATCTTTCTCATCCAAATATGTTCCTAAGTATGTTCCTTTGGCAGATGTCAAATCAGAAAAGACAAAAAAGGGACGTTCCATTCCCGTATGGATAAAAATTTTGCTGTTTGTTGTTGtggcagtttttttgtttttggtttatcAAGCTATGGAAACCAACCAAGGAAATCCTTTCTCTCGTTTTCTTCGTGATGAAAATAGAAAATCCACCTGA
- the Tmpo gene encoding thymopoietin isoform X1: protein MPEFLEDPSVLTKDKLKSELVANNVTLPAGEQRKDVYVQLYLQHLTARNRPPHAAGANSKGPPDFSSDEEREPTPVLSSGPSTAGRGRATVGRKATKKTDKPRLEDKDDLDVTELSNEELLDQLVKYGVNPGPIVGTTRKLYEKKLLKLREQGPESRSSTPLPTISSSAENTRQNGSNDSDRYSDNEEGKKKEHKKVKSTRDFAPFSGLPATPSGGFFQGISFPEISTRPPLGRTELQAAKKIHTSKGDPPREPLIATTLPGKRQMQNLASGGNLLFSSKTSHDRSVEKSSSSSSQRELAAMLGSTAASPSLIKETTTSYCKDIVENIYRGEKSGIQPLYTEKSNISDQRILSSEREVLEESKRSQVISPQLAQAIKDYVNSLLVQGGVDSLPGTSNSIPTLDIENICKRIGQSSFRETTSLSPPRKFPRLSEKSIEERDSGSSVSFQDSQVLQDIPESEHMSSFAKTVVSHALTTLGMEKSEKSQHDNIDTSELSFPFHESILKVIEEEWQQIDRQLPSLARKYPISSREATQILSVPKVDDEIQGFISETIPPAGIQEGSAESCDKHLDLTLCRAYTAAASTMQIATHTAFVVKAMQANISQAAQIISSDPSCIHQALDILSKTYDAASFLCEAAFDEVKMAAYTMGSSTLGRRYLWLKDCKINPASKNKLTVTPFKGGTLFGGEVHKVIKKRGKK, encoded by the exons ATGCCGGAGTTCCTGGAAGACCCCTCGGTCCTGACGAAAGACAAGTTGAAGAGTGAACTGGTCGCCAACAATGTGACTCTCCCGGCCGGGGAGCAGCGCAAAGACGTGTACGTGCAGCTCTACCTGCAGCACCTCACTGCACGCAACCGGCCGCCGCACGCCGCGGGCGCCaacagcaaggggcccccggactTCTCCAGCGACGAGGAGCGCGAGCCCACCCCAGTGCTCAGCTCCGGGCCCTCCACCGCGGGCCGCGGCCGCGCCACCGTCGGCAGG AAAGCAACAAAGAAAACTGATAAGCCCAGGCTAGAAGATAAGGATGATCTAGATGTAACAGAGCTCTCTAATGAAGAACTTCTGGATCAGCTTGTGAAATATGGGGTGAATCCTGGTCCTATTGTGG GAACAACCAGGAAGCTGTATGAGAAAAAGCTATTGAAACTGAGAGAACAAGGACCAGAATCAAGATCTTCTACTCCTCTACCAACAATTTCCTCGTCAGCAGAAAATACTAGGCAGAATGGAAGTAATGACTCTGACAGATACAGTGACAATGaagaag gaaagaagaaagaacacaAGAAAGTGAAGTCCACTAGGGATTTTGCTCCTTTTTCTGGACTTCCAGCTACTCCCTCTGGTGGATTTTTTCAGGGTATTTCTTTTCCTGAAATCTCCACCCGTCCTCCTTTGGGCAGGACTGAACTACAGGCAGCTAAGAAAATACATACTTCTAAGGGCGACCCACCTAGGGAGCCTCTTATTGCCACAACCTTGCCTGGCAAGAGACAGATGCAGAATTTAGCCTCTGGAGGGAATTTGTTATTTTCCTCTAAGACTAGCCATGATAGGAGTGTAGAGAAAAGTTCTTCGTCATCCTCTCAGCGTGAACTCGCTGCCATGTTGGGCTCTACTGCAGCTTCTCCTTCACTGATTAAAGAAACCACTACTTCTTACTGTAAAGACATAGTAGAAAATATTTACCGTGGAGAGAAAAGTGGAATTCAGCCATTATATACTGAGAAGTCCAATATTTCAGATCAGCGCATTCTCTCCAGCGAAAGGGAAGTACTAGAGGAGTCTAAGAGATCACAAGTAATTTCCCCACAACTTGCTCAGGCAATCAAAGATTATGTCAATTCTCTGTTGGTCCAGGGTGGGGTAGATAGTTTACCTGGGACTTCTAACTCTATACCCACACTGGACATTGAAAACATATGCAAGAGAATTGGTCAGTCTAGTTTTCGAGAAACCACTTCTCTGTCTCCTCCACGAAAATTCCCTAGACTCAGTGAGAAGTCAATAGAGGAGAGGGATTCAGGTTCCTCTGTGTCATTTCAGGATAGCCAGGTATTGCAGGATATACCTGAATCTGAACATATGTCTTCTTTTGCCAAAACTGTTGTCTCTCATGCACTTACTACCTTAGGCATGGAAAAGTCTGAGAAATCACAGCATGATAACATTGATACCTCAGAACTATCTTTTCCCTTCCATGAATCTATTTTAAAAGTAATTGAAGAGGAGTGGCAGCAGATCGACAGGCAGTTGCCTTCATTGGCACGCAAATATCCAATTTCTTCCAGAGAGGCGACCCAGATATTATCCGTTCCAAAAGTAGATGATGAAATCCAAGGGTTTATTTCTGAAACTATCCCACCAGCAGGTATTCAGGAGGGCTCTGCTGAGTCTTGTGATAAACACTTGGACTTAACACTTTGTAGAGCATATACAGCTGCAGCATCCACGATGCAGATTGCAACCCACACTGCCTTTGTAGTTAAGGCTATGCAAGCAAACATTAGTCAGGCTGCACAAATTATTAGCTCAGATCCTAGTTGTATACACCAGGCACTCGATATTCTGAGCAAAACATATGATGCAGCTTCGTTTCTTTGTGAAGCTGCATTTGATGAAGTGAAGATGGCTGCCTATACCATGGGATCTTCCACTCTTGGTCGTCGATATCTCTGGTTGAAGGATTGCAAAATTAATCCAGCTTCTAAGAATAAGCTGACTGTGACTCCCTTTAAAGGTGGAACATTATTTGGAGGAGAAGTACACAAAGTAATTAAAAAGCgtggaaaaaaataa
- the Tmpo gene encoding thymopoietin isoform X3: MPEFLEDPSVLTKDKLKSELVANNVTLPAGEQRKDVYVQLYLQHLTARNRPPHAAGANSKGPPDFSSDEEREPTPVLSSGPSTAGRGRATVGRKATKKTDKPRLEDKDDLDVTELSNEELLDQLVKYGVNPGPIVGTTRKLYEKKLLKLREQGPESRSSTPLPTISSSAENTRQNGSNDSDRYSDNEEDSKIELKLEKREPLKGRAKTSVTLKQRRLEHNQVVNRVTGNFKHATSILPITEFSDIPRRTPKKPLTRAEVGEKTEERRVERDILKEMFPYEASTPTGISASCRRPIKGAAGRPLELGDFRMEESFSSKYVPKYVPLADVKSEKTKKGRSIPVWIKILLFVVVAVFLFLVYQAMETNQGNPFSRFLRDENRKST; the protein is encoded by the exons ATGCCGGAGTTCCTGGAAGACCCCTCGGTCCTGACGAAAGACAAGTTGAAGAGTGAACTGGTCGCCAACAATGTGACTCTCCCGGCCGGGGAGCAGCGCAAAGACGTGTACGTGCAGCTCTACCTGCAGCACCTCACTGCACGCAACCGGCCGCCGCACGCCGCGGGCGCCaacagcaaggggcccccggactTCTCCAGCGACGAGGAGCGCGAGCCCACCCCAGTGCTCAGCTCCGGGCCCTCCACCGCGGGCCGCGGCCGCGCCACCGTCGGCAGG AAAGCAACAAAGAAAACTGATAAGCCCAGGCTAGAAGATAAGGATGATCTAGATGTAACAGAGCTCTCTAATGAAGAACTTCTGGATCAGCTTGTGAAATATGGGGTGAATCCTGGTCCTATTGTGG GAACAACCAGGAAGCTGTATGAGAAAAAGCTATTGAAACTGAGAGAACAAGGACCAGAATCAAGATCTTCTACTCCTCTACCAACAATTTCCTCGTCAGCAGAAAATACTAGGCAGAATGGAAGTAATGACTCTGACAGATACAGTGACAATGaagaag ACTCTAAAATAGAGCTCAAGCTTGAGAAGAGAGAACCACTAAAGGGCAGAGCAAAGACTTCAGTAACACTCAAGCAAAGAAGACTTGAGCACAACCAG GTTGTCAATAGGGTGACTGGAAATTTCAAGCATGCAACTTCTATTCTGCCAATCACTGAATTCTCAGACATACCCAGAAGAACACCAAAGAAACCATTGACGAGAGctgaa gTGGGAGAAAAAACAGAGGAAAGAAGAGTAGAAAGAGATATTCTTAAGGAAATGTTCCCCTATGAAGCATCTACACCAACAGGAATTAG TGCTAGTTGCCGCAGACCAATCAAAGGGGCTGCAGGCCGGCCACTAGAACTCGGTGATTTCAGAATGGAGGAATCTTTCTCATCCAAATATGTTCCTAAGTATGTTCCTTTGGCAGATGTCAAATCAGAAAAGACAAAAAAGGGACGTTCCATTCCCGTATGGATAAAAATTTTGCTGTTTGTTGTTGtggcagtttttttgtttttggtttatcAAGCTATGGAAACCAACCAAGGAAATCCTTTCTCTCGTTTTCTTCGTGATGAAAATAGAAAATCCACCTGA